One Archangium violaceum genomic window, TACCTGAAGGTGGGCCTGTACCGGAACAGCTCCATCGCCCAGGAGGGCGTGGTGTACCACGACGGGTGGATCCAGGGCCGGAGCCTGCAGGACGTGCAGTAGCCCCGGCCCGGGCGGGGGTGGCGGCTACGGCAGTCCCGCCACCCACCGCACGATGTCCGACGTGGTCACCAGCCCCACCAGGGCGCCCGTCGCGTTCACCACGGGCACCCGGTGGACCCCCGCGTTGACCATGATCTTCGCGGCCTCGGCGAGCGAGGCGCCCTCGGGCACGGTGAGCACCTGCCGGGTCATCACGTCCTCCACGGTGGTGCCCTCGAGGACATGCTGGCCGGAAGGCAGCGTCACGCGGGCCTCGCCGTCCTCATCGAGCCGGTGGCGCACCAGGTCCGTCTTGGACAGCATCCCCAGCAACTGTCCCTTCTCGTCCACCACGGGCATGCCGCTGATGACGAGCTCC contains:
- a CDS encoding CBS domain-containing protein produces the protein MRATPTTDLSLTSFFYEEENEALPAPALSTVDEVMAREVISVRPDTSLQTAAELMLELVISGMPVVDEKGQLLGMLSKTDLVRHRLDEDGEARVTLPSGQHVLEGTTVEDVMTRQVLTVPEGASLAEAAKIMVNAGVHRVPVVNATGALVGLVTTSDIVRWVAGLP